The Raphanus sativus cultivar WK10039 chromosome 2, ASM80110v3, whole genome shotgun sequence DNA segment AAGTGTCCTCAATCTTATACTATATCGATAGCCGGTGACAAACTCGTCATCCATGACGTTGATGATTTTCCACAGCAGAGGTTTCTTTCTTCATAGAAATttgtaatcatttttaaaaacttttgtcTTCCAAAACCTTTCCTTTGAAGAAGGAATATGACTTTGCTTATCTTGAATTagttagaaaacaaaatttattccGTTCACAATTGTTATTTATCTTTATAGACGCTATATGGATTTCTCTTGATGATCATGTATTTCCTCCCTCTTAGAAAGAGTTTTCGTCAAAGAAACATAGATGTACTCCCTcagtttcaaaatatataaattttagaatttttgcacatatttaaaaacatataatatttttactattaataaatctttataattaaCTATTTTCCAATATCCAACAAAATTTCAATACACATTTAtcattttgaagtttacaatttactaataaataatgccttcaaaaagtaaaacataTATTCCATccatattttaataaactaagTTATAGGATTGTGTACctagattaaaaatatttaaattttatattttctaatcaaaatatctttaatttatttatctaacAATAATTCAACCGTGTTTAGGAAAAACAAcaatttaaccaataataaaataaaatgtataatatcACTAGTCATATAATATTAACTGTTATTTAACATAGAAATAGAAAAGCTTTATCTaatctgaaacaaacaaaaattccTAAAACGTCAATGTGCGCAGATTCCAACTAAttagcaagaaaaaaaagagagattaaaATACATCGAACTGAAACAACTGTAGGGCCTACTTTTCAGTAACGGTACATATCAGGCAACTAAACCAGACTCATCACCCTTTCCTGAACTCTCTGTCTCTTTGAATCCCCTACCTACCAAAATATCAATTTTGTATTGTTTCCTTTTGACCAATTAATTTATGTACAATTATCATTATGAAGCACATGCACACACCGAAGCTTTATTTGACTGACATGCGTGCCGaaatctataaaaagaaaataaaatacgaGCTCGTGCATATATATAGACGCCAAACGCAGAGACCAAACTCCATCAAACCACAGCTGTTCAATACTTATCCCACAAAAAAAGCAGCTGCGAGTTTGATCATCTCTCCCGAATTCAGAAACCAACATAAAACTTCTTAGGTATAAACCAACCAAAAGTGTAATGGGTCTAATCAGTGATGAGTACGTAAGGCTATTAGGAGCATGGCCTAGCCCTTTTGTGCTGAGGACTCGGATCGCACTTAACCTAAAGCGTGTACCGTACGAGtatcttgaagaagaagatacttTAAATTCTGAGAGCGTGTTAAACTACAACCCCGTCCACAAACAGATCCCTATACTCATCCATGGCAGTAAACCAATCCGTGAATCTCTCAATATCGTCATGTATGTCGATGAAACTTGGCTCTCTGGTCCTCCCATCCTTCCCTCTGACCCATTTGATCGTGCCGTAGCCAGTGCCGGCTCTTGGCATGTGCTGAAAGTGCCACAGCACAGGGTCCAATCTTTTTGTTACATATTTACTTCATAATTAAAGGTCCAAAATTGTTCagattattaatattattgtagtaaaatatgaaaagtaCACGTTAAATAAGGGTCCATTTTTACAGTTTAAACAGGGTCCATAAAAACTTGGAGCCGGGCCTGGCCGTAGCTCGCTTTTGGGACGTCTACATCGACGAACACGTAAGTCATGATGAATCCATTGAGCAATCTTATTTTTATGACTTATGTTTGTCTTAATACTAGAACCGAAAACTGAGATTTAGAAGACCATAAACATTTTATAGCCAATCTTACAATCCCACATTCTCTTacttaaaaaaagaatttaattGTGGTATATATACATTGAGATTATGATTAAGATTCAGAACGAGACTggactataaaaaatatttcgaGTAAAATTCCACATTGGTAACTCGAGTTGGACGTCTAGCGGACATAAATCACTTTTGGTTAAGAGCATGTCATTACTAGTATTGGTTTATTGCTAGTTTTTATTGTACTCGGTTTAGTTAATTGCAAATAGTATACACCGGTTTATCTCGGTTAGCTGATTAGAtcaagtgtattttttgggaTCAAGTGTATACAGTAACTCATTTCTCATCAGAGAAAGGCTAACAGAAATATTCTTGTTAAGAGCATGTCATTACTAGGAGTATTGTTTTGTTTAGAACTTTTTAGTAACTTGCATAAATCATCAAATTAAACAATCTTATTTATCTTTGTTATAGTGTTTCACATCAATCAATGGAGTGGCGGTAGCAAAAGACGAGGAGGAAAGAAATGCGGCGATAGCAAAGCTAGAAATGTGTTTGGCTCTATTGGAAGAAACGTTTCAAGAATGCAGCAAAGGAAGAGGCTTCTTTGGAGGAGACAACATCGGATTCATCGATATTGGTTTCGGGTCGATGTTGGGTCCTCTCAAGGTTCTTGAGAAATTTACCGGCGTCAAGTTCATACATCCAGAAATGACACCAGGTCTTTTCCATTGGGCAGACAGATTCTATGCCCATGAAGCAGTCAAGCCTGTCATCCCCGATATTGAAAAGCTTGTCCAGTTCGCTAGGCTTAAGTTCAATACTTCAATCTTTAAATGAAGACTGAAGATTATAAAATTCTATTTATTTACGAAATATAGACGACGGGCATATTATCTTATGTTTCTAATAGTCGAGATCGATGAATAAGATGTAGACTCGGCTAATTTAAAGGCACCGA contains these protein-coding regions:
- the LOC108840295 gene encoding glutathione S-transferase U11; the protein is MGLISDEYVRLLGAWPSPFVLRTRIALNLKRVPYEYLEEEDTLNSESVLNYNPVHKQIPILIHGSKPIRESLNIVMYVDETWLSGPPILPSDPFDRAVARFWDVYIDEHCFTSINGVAVAKDEEERNAAIAKLEMCLALLEETFQECSKGRGFFGGDNIGFIDIGFGSMLGPLKVLEKFTGVKFIHPEMTPGLFHWADRFYAHEAVKPVIPDIEKLVQFARLKFNTSIFK